From Dermacentor albipictus isolate Rhodes 1998 colony chromosome 8, USDA_Dalb.pri_finalv2, whole genome shotgun sequence:
GTTTCAAAAGAAGAAATAGCAGGAGGCAAATTATTTGTCGGAAATAAAGGCTAACATCCCAGAAAATGTGATCATTTACTTGGCGGTCTTGCTCGCGCAGACGGCCAGTTTGCCTGTGTTTGTACATGAACGAAGATCATCACAGCCATGCCTGCGCGTCAAATTACCATTCGGCAGGAGGAAATTATAGCAAATTTTATGGAAAGTAACCCCCGGCTTGCTAGTAGGTCGGGGGAATTCGGTGGGGAATTTTCGGCCGCAAAAAGGCAGGATTTGTGGAAGCAACTGGCGGCACTTCTCAATGCAGAAGGGCCGCCAGTTAAGACTGAGGGAGAGTGGAGGCTGTGGTGGTGCAAGTTTGTGTACAGATGCAGGCGTGACGCGGGGAATCTTGCGGCCGAGCAAAGGTGAGTGAAAAGTAGGCTTTAATGAATGCGGTTCGTATTCTTACGAGCGCACTGTTTCCTTGCAGGGCAACCGGCGGTGGCCGACTGGGCGGCATCCGAGGCCGCGTCCTGCAGCTTGTTGGGGGCGGTGCCACAAGAGGCCTCGGAGAGCCCTTCGTCTCAAGCAGCTCGGAGGTGAGGATACTATTTTGCAAGTGTTCTCTTGCGTATTGCTTTTCGATGGTGATGCCAGTGCCTAAGAAGGTCAGAGAAGTGCAGCGTGGTTGCACATAGCAGGAAATACACAGCAGCCTGAGGTGTGCACATTATGCCATCGTGGTGGACAACACATGCCCTGCGTAGTGCCGTCTAGATCCTCTTAACTACTCGACCAATGAAGTGGTAGTGCAGGGTGAAGCAACTCGACCCTGTGTTGAAATTGAAATTGTGTTGTCTGTAGCTCTACACTTTCCAAGAGAGGCTGCTGGTGTGACACAGTGCTAAGTAGTAGCATATCGCATCTGAAAGGCAGTGTACAGGTGTTATAAGGTCTCCTTCCTTATGTTGGCATATTACTAGGCCAGCCAAACACCCCCCATGGCGCCGGAGAGCACAGCTGAAGAGTCGCAGCCGGGCCCCAGTGGGGCTACAGGGAGGCGTGCCTCATCAAGACCCGCCCGGCCACGAAGGTCGAGGCCCAGCGAGAGTAAGCCACTATACGTATCACTTGTGGACATATGCAATGAGCACAACAAGCGTAGGTGTCGTATGCATTTTTTTCGCCAGGCCAAGCCGTAGGGTGCGGTTGCGCGAGAGGAGAGCTTATGGTGATGTCCGCACAATGCGTTACGCGAAATGTACGCACAGTGTCGTGCATGCTCCAGCAGTGCTTGATGCCGGCAGGCACGACTAACAGCTGCATTGTTTGGAGGAAAAGCATGAAAGGGTAGTGATGTTGAGGAAGTTAAAATGATGCAAAAAGTTTTGCTTTAGCAATATGTCTAGTTGTTGTCCACTGTCCAAGTTGAGGTAGGCGCAAACCGAAGAGTGCACACAAAGTATAAAATGGAAGCGTTTAAAAGAATGGACATGACATCCAAAGCCTCATACTGCCGCCGCTCACATCGTGATAATCTGTTAAGTGCAAAAAATGAAGTCTTGTATAGTGTACATTGTGTAGCGTGGAACTGGTGTCTTCAGAAACGCTTCAATATTATACACTGCTAATTGCAACAACGCAGACAGTCTAGGGAGGAGTAACTGTCGGAGTAACCTGAGCCTCGTTAGCTTTGCACAACCACCACTTAATGAAAGAAGCTGTGTAGCAGTGCAGATGACACAATTTTCTGGATACGGAGCAATGTGAAGGAACTGCCGCTGTTGATTACATTTTCGCTTTCCGACCGCCTGGACAGGCTAGAAAGAAGTTCAGTTATTGTATACACTCTTGTGCTAGGGAACTACACTGCCTACGTATAACAACGGACTACAGAGCCGAGGCAACAAATAATTCGCTTGTCTCGCGCTTGCAGTAGAAGTAATTCACATCGATAGTTGGAAGGATTATATGTCCTGCCACTGTGTGAGGCTCTGATGTGCCACGCATGCTCATTCTCCCTATGTTTGCAAGCATTCACctgtttcactgttttctttaaagCAGCTGGCGCACGGAGCAGGCTACCGCGCTCCGAGGGGGAGCTGCTCGAGCAGGCAGTGCTGGATGGTGCACGGACTGTGCATGTTGCGCTGAGCCAAGCCACCATCCAGCGCGAATTGCTTGCAGAGTCGAGAAAGGTATGCAGTTCTCATGAGTAATGGTTCATTCAGTATAGTCAGCCATCATAAGCAGTGCTTTCGTTGGGTGCCTGCCTTGGGCACAATTCTTTAAGGGAATGTGTGCTGGAAGGAGGATGGCAGTGTAGTGGTTGGTAATGAGCAGTAGTAGTGCTGTAAAGATTGGTAGGTGGTGCGACGAATAGGTTGTAGTGGCATTCGGCAAGCGAAAGACCACAGGGATAGCAGTAACACGTGCTCTCATCGTGGAGTGTTTAGCGGATCTGTGAGGTTAGTGAAATTACAGGCACCGAAGTATGTGCGTGGATGAGAGGTTGGATGGCGGGATGTGCTGCAGTGTGAGGACGACACTGTTATTTTGCTGCATGGAATGAATGCATAAGGCGGTTAGTTGCACTGCACGAGGAGCTggtattgctgttttatgcatcCCACAAGCCGTACACTTGTAAGCACGTTATGTAGACTGCAGGATACATCTGAGGGCAGCGCCTGAATGAGTTTGTATTGTTGTGGTAGAGTGAGGTTGGTATGTGCGATTCACATTTGGACGAACGCTGTTGTTGCAAACGAAACTACATGAATTATAATTCTGTACTAGCGCTCCTTTGATATGCAGGTCCCCCATATAACCAGAACTACTGGCCGAAGTGTGCCAGACATGTTGAGCAACTTACATTGGCAGGTGTGGTCCTAGACGCAACTAGCTCAGTGAAATATTGCGGTGCGGGTCTGTAAATGTGGCACGAATAAATTTTGTATTACACCTCTTACCTTAACCTGCGTACCGCTTAGGAGAACGCACTGATATCCATACAGCAAAAACATGGCACTAAACGTTCGCACTGGCATTTCCAGAAGTACACCCACTACGACACGTGTAACATAACTGTGAGGCTGCAAGAGGGAACAGTGCAAGTTGGTTCTGTGTGAATGCAACAAATCGGACAAGGTTGACTTCAAAGTGCATGACGTAACATTGCATGGGTTCTGCAAACCAAACGAACACAGTAGTGAACCCGCGTGAGGACACACCGTATGTGAAGTGCCTTCTTTCACTCCTCTCGCAGCAAACCGCCGCGATGGAGCGAATCGCAGACTCACTGGACAGACTGGGCAACGTGCTGGGGCGGCAGGAGAGTCAACTCCAACTGCTCCAGGAGCAGCTCGCCCCAGTGACCACGCTCGCTGCGGCACTGACGGTTTTCCTGCGGCAAGAGAACCTGCCGCAGGGGAACCAGTCGCAGCAGCCCCAGTGATTTTTTTCCGTTGATTCCTCCTGCGTCAGCAGGACCTGACGCAGGAGGCCAtttatttgctttatttctttatttgccaTTTATGTGCCAATTCTTAGCAATGTATCGAAGCGCTTTGTTATGTATTTCTTGATTGCAGATTGCATATTTTTTGTATTCGTTTCGTGTTACTAGTTCCTTGTTCATTGCTTGCGTGTTCGTTCGTTCATGTACCACATCGAATAGGCCTGTACTGTTTGTATTGTTGGAAACAGACGTTAGTCTTGGTTCGTTACTATAAAGTGCTTGGATGAGCCTTTTCGCTGCACAACAGCGGTGTGTGTACACAGCAGTGCAACATATAAAACCGATGATACCCTGACCAAAGACAaatgcacttgtcgaaacgttggcttccgctTTCAACATATGTGCACTGGAAAAAGACGTGGCCAATTGCCAAAATGTTGCCTCCTGTGCTCACCTTGTTCTCATTATGCTCGTTGAAATGAATGTCCATGTGTCGCGCTCACCCTGTTTTTGTCATGTTAGTGTGACAGCATTACGAGATTTCCGTATAGAGGTATGCAGATTCGTAATGAATTGTAAATGCACAGACACAGGCCATATTCGCGGGAATTAGGGTCTGCGATGTGTCATGCCATGTAACGCTTCGTGTATTGCGTGTGCGCATTTTTTGTGAAAGCACAGCAGTGGAAAAGTTTCGTGCTGCAGGAACATGTCTTTCGTACCGTGCGCAACGtttggtgtgtttttttttccaatgtacaCACTGCTCAATGACATTGCATTACTGCACAACAAGAGCGTGTTATTGCTCAGCCGTCGGTATGACTGTGCAATGTTTGTATCGCTGGTAGGCGTTGTTCTGCAGTGCGCCGCAGAAATGCAATTATTTCTTTGTGAATGGAATCAGCCTTCACcttacgtgcatgtgtgtgtgtagcaTGCGCGCGGGACGTTTTTGGAGCACTTCGCTGTGCTTTGTAATTACTTAGTGAAATTTCCATCCATTAGCGTCCACTATTACATGCTGTACGTACTGGTTTTAACCCTTGCATTTCTTATTGGCACTATGCATCAATGCAAACCACGGTGCCTATACTTGTGCCGCAGTGAACATGTATAGGTCTGTAGCGCCAATGACGCATGGAATTCTATTGCTAACAATGTATTTTGCCTTCACATCCTCAGAAACGTAGAATGTGTGTCCCCACGCATTGTGCAAAATCCCTTTAGTGCTGCTAGGAAAAAGCTCCCTTGCGTCACGTGCAACTTGCAATGCGCACTGGTGCACCTTCACTGCTGCCAACGGTGATTACAAGTATGATTACAATGTCTGTATGATTCATGTATCATTATGATTCATGTATGATTACAATCAATGTGATATGATTGTATGATCATATCATATGATCATGTATGATTACAATGCTAGGAATGCAGTCTACACAGGCCCCTGGCAATGAGGCGGCGATGGTGAAAAGAAATTATCTGACGCTATGTCATTCGCCAAACGAGCCACGTTGAGCTTGAACACCATTGCAAAAGCTGTAGAACCCGATTGCATTCTTGTATCGAGTGTGGGGCCACAGAAGACGCTCGACAACTGGTGCAACAGCCCATTGTAGGAAAAAGCAAACACGAGTCAATTTCTGCGTGTCATTGGCACCGCTCTCGGGGTGAAGTACTGAAATTGGTATAATAAGCGTCTACGTTTCCAGAATCATTCCATGGCATGGTGGCGCTGCCGACTATGCGGAAGTTCCGTCTTTGTGGCTAAGGCACTTCAGCAGCATGGCGCTGGATGGCAGTAATGATTCTTCGATTGCTACGCtcgcttcaaaatatttgccactACCATGGTGCTATGCAGCCATGTTTGCTTTTGCAAACAGACCTTCACGACCAGTCACACTGTCGCAAACAGGTGACTGGTCGTGATTCGCAAATGGAGACTGTGCCTTGTTTACAGTGCACGTGTTGTATGCTTGGCAATACATGCGATTCCACTTAGTTGAATTCCTTCATGCGGAGATTTCTCATACGGATGCGCAGCTGCATTTGTGTCGTACTCGTATTCCGCAGCATGAGGCTATGGCACTGACTATCCACATGTTGCGAGAAGTTTCAACCATGTTGCACAACTGCAACACCTAAAGCAATGTTtccattagagagttttagcccagcgggtttacggccagcggagcggagcggtctccaccgttgcgccagcggagcggctcacgaaaaaagaattttagcccagcggatcacccgctcgagcggggtaaagagcggggcgctctgctgccccacctagtggttcgaataggagttactgagaaatgaaattgaattacgcttgcttttattatgcaagaaatgttgaataaaaatatattacatgttctcagtgcattatttgttaataatgtactgagtactaatgtacgggtcagcgcggcagtcgccgtcttcgatgcagaactgccggcgttcatgttcgcggctgccgtcttgcatttcccatacacgcccgcgcgcccttacgcacgctcgcgcgctgcgtataccctccgctggggagtgctttccagcgggcgtaaacgctgctccgtaaaaccgctggccgcctcagcgtggtgcgcatgcgcagtcgcgtctccgctcgcccgctccgctccgctggccgtaaacccgctgggctaaaactctctattgtcctGTCTTCACGCAGGAGCACAATGCCTCTCGTCCGCTTAGGGTCTGCTTGACTGTTGCTTGGTCAAGAACACATCGGTCAATGACAAACAATAAGCGTACGGCTAAACCAGTCCCACAACAGCACATGCATCTGCAACGCACAAGGATGAGAGAGCCCGTTTCATGGCATAGGAGCATCGGGAGGTAGAGTGCTGTGAAAAATATGATGCTCACGTGCTTAAAAAAGTACGCGTAATCACTTTTAAAGGCATTTCACGAGGAACACTATTGCCGCCCATCAAGCAGTGGCAAGTGCACGTGACATGTCCTAGTTGGGCTAATTTTCTGTAGCATACACTATCATCGTCGTTCAGTAGCCGGGCGCTGTGATAATAGAGAAGCATGAAAGACATCACAATGACAGCAACACTATGAATGTCACCGTATGACACCAGCGTAATGTTAATGATGAAACGCTGCCACTGCCGTAACATCAGAAAGGCTAAAGACCAACATTAACACACATGTGACAGGCTTGCAGCCACGAATGCAAACGTGTCGAAAGCGCACCAATGCTGCACTTACAAGGATAATCAAACGACATCACCATTAGGGCAACCAGAATGGTATGATCACAGTTGCATTATTGCAACAGGCACACTTGTGTGACGACAATGCAGTGTTCACAACTGCTGCAAAGTGCAAAACGACAACGAAGACAGAGAAAACCGAGTTTGTCGTGGCGCGAGACTGGTGTCATCACACGTGCCGGAGCAGCTTGAGAACAGCTGAACAAAGGGCTGTCACTGAATAAACGGGCGCAGAGTTCCCGTTCTTGTGTGGCCTTTATTatgctcctggccgtccggccgGATGCTGTTCTCGCCTGGTAGCAGTCATAACAGTTCATTtataacagtggcgacgagcaaCGAACCAGAACCCTGATGACTGCGAACACACCTGCCATGGCGTACCAAGTTCCACATTTCGCCGGCGCCAAGGACAAGTGGTCGTCGTACTACATCAGAGTCGAGTCGTAGTTCGAGGGTGACGGCATCGTCGATGACGCTAAAAAAAGGGGGCTTCTCATCTCGGCATTGAGCTCGAAGCCTATCGGCGTACTGATTGGACGTTCTGCCCCGCGAAAGGTGAGCGAGTTAACCATGCGGAAGCGGTTACCACGCTCGAAGAATTTTAGGCACCCCCGCCAAAAGAGATAGCCGCAAGCTTCAAGTTCTTTACCCGCATTCAAAGGGAAGTGCAATCAGCTCAACAGGTTATCGTAGAGCTTTGACGCCTGGCTGATAAATGCAAATTCGGGGCCATGTTGAACCGCTTGCTGCGAGACAGGATCGCGCGTGGAATTCGCAGCAGTGACGTGCAGAAAGCACTGCTTTCTCACCAGAAAGTGACATAGCAGGAGGCACAAAACATTGTGCTTGCAGCAGAGGCTGCGCGACAGGGTGTTCAGCTTATGAAGCAGAGGAAAGCGAAAGAAGAGCCCGAGCTTCTCAGACTAGCGGGCGATCGACCGCAGCGACGGGCAGGAAAAACCTGTAGTCAGGCGAGTGGATCGCCTCAAAGTTGTCATCGGTGTTGAATCCGCTAGCACGGCGAGGCGACTTGTGCATTTAGACATGCGTAATGTTTCAACTGCAGGAAAAATGTCCGCCTAGCTGCCGTGTGTCGATCTAAGGAAAAGCGACCGCACCAGAGCTTGGCACTGAGCAGCGGCTCAATGGAAAATGCCGTAGCCGACTTCTCCGCACAGTTGTATACACTAAAGCCGCAACCAACCGCAGACAGCAGAATCGTCAGCCCGGTACGATGCAATTTTTGCTGGGGTGGAGCCGACATCGTGATAGAAATTGACACCGGCTCACTCGTGCACGTGGTGCCCTGGGACGTCTACTGCCAACATCACACAAGCTAGCCCCGCATTCAAAAATCCACCTTGAGGTTGTCATGCTACTTGGGTCCGTTGCCTATAGCCGGCAAGCTAACGCTCCCAGTTTCATTCTGCGGTACGACTGTCACGGCGTCACTGACCGCGTCTCGGGACCGAGCCTGTGTGGCCGTGATCTCATCCAGGCGCTGAACAACGAAGGGGCCGCGATTTTGAGCGTGTACAGCATTAAGGAGCAAGGGCTAAACTTGTAAGCGATCCTGTGTGAGTACGAGGACGTGATTACACCTGAACTGGGTCTGTTCAAGGTTCTGCCCACTCATCTATACATACAGGAGGATGCAGTTCCAAAGTTCTTCAAAGCCAGGCCACTTCCATATGCATAGCGACAAAACGTTTCTTATGAGCTGGACAGGCTTGATAAATTCAGAGTCCTGTCCCCGGTGGCTCACTAAAGCAGGagacacggtacgattcggcgtccgatccgacgtgcggcgccgcatgctccggcatgcggcatacgacgattcgggacacacggtgcgtgcatccgaaagattgcgcggcgcgtaagctccgcccagatccagccctccagcttgacttcagagccacgtcgagaaacgcaatataaacaactctgcacaacactgcgtcgctttacgcgaacactgccaataacgttacGCCCCTGCGactgacagaacacttcacgacggcgcgtcgtccactgacgactccgctgaCAGCCAgggatagggccggtaggcctagctaggcagacgccgcggccgacggcgcttacgatccaacccgagctcgtcgaagagcgcttatgtttgccaaaacaattaacactgtacacttaggtcgcctgtaattaaatacaattggtttactcgacgcagtcgttgcgaagggcaaacgtgcaagcaaagcgagcagcctcgctcagacggtcggtgtgtgctgtctgcccgcgaaatgccctcgcgtcgcgtctcctgatctcgccagtagcttagtcctagtgtactaggcgttgctttgaataacaggcacacgtcgagataatttcACTGAattggtaactatttcgtgtcggaaacaaactgcagcaggtaaggaaaaaacaaaaaacactgcgagaaacctgCCAGAcggcgccgcctccgtggagggaacgtcacatgccagccgcgctgtcattggctgcggccagacgacggtgcggttgtcggacgcgtcggacgatgaaaatctgcccggtttgtcgcacgccggacgtcctatccggcgcttcggcacggcaaaacacctcgattccggctgccgttccggcgcgtcggacgccggatcggacaccaaatcggaccgtgtgtgtCCCGCTTTAGAGTGGGCGACGCCAATAGATCCGGTAATGAAGACAGAACAGTTCGATTGTGTGGCGATTACAAGCTAACGGTAAATGCCAGCTGTGTGACGGAGCAGTACCCACTCTCGGTAATCAATGACCTTTTTGCTGCACTGCACGAGGGTGGCGTTTACAACACATTGAACCTTCGAGACGCCTACAACCACGTTCCCCTGGATGAGCAGTCGAAGGAGCTGACAGTCATCACCACACATCGGGGATTATTTTGCTTTAATCACCTGCCATTTGGTGTTTCTTCTGCCCCAGCTATCTTTCAGCGAATAATGGACAGCGTCCTGAACGGTTTGCCGGGAGTCCAGGCGTACTTTGACGACGTTCTGGTGGCTGAGAAGGGGAACAACGGCAGAAAGAACCTCAAGGCAGTTCTCCAGCGCTTTGGAGAGTACGCCGTCAAGCGAAGGAAGGACAAGTGTACCTTCAGGATGCCTGAGGTTTCGTATCACGGCTGCAAGATCAGTACTGGAGGGCTGCAACCTCTGGAGAAGAACATGGATGCAGTCATAAGGGCGCCAACACCCAAGAACGTGAGCGAGCTGCGTTCATACTTGGGTCTTCTCACGTATTTCAGCAAGTTTCTtctcaatattgacacgtgtacttatctttatcgagcaaccacgtttcgcagcctaacaagtgtaatcgcacagcgtgggacgcgcctgtatgtatccgaagttactggaaagttatcgatgcttctatccgctgtctgttgtcgctgaacgttatgttatctgatttcatcacctgacgcgaatggtgtagagctttgtggaaggcacgcgagtccgaacgattagtctggaacattcgatgactgctctataaaagccgacgcgcttgacccgctgatcagattttcgccgatcgccgagcgtgtttgccgctatcgttgtgctatacgtgtagcctgttttgtgggcacaggttcgcccaatagaaACTAGTtatgtcgttcacagtattgatactgtgttattcaacgtcaccaccacgtgacaatatgaccaGTCTGCTATCACCGCTCTACGATTTGCTAACCAAAGAACGTCGCTGGAATTGCGGCTGTCAACAACGGGAAGCGGTTCAGAAGTCAAAAAACGCTTTATGCAATGCCAAAATGCTCACTCACTTAGATCCCTCACTGCCGCTGCGCTTGGAGTGCGATGCATCACCTAACAGGATCGGAGCGGTACTGTCCCATCGCAGTGGCAACGTTGACAAGGCTATAGGTTTTTGTTCTCGAAGACTTAGCAAAGGGGAATGGAATTATTCCCAACTGGAGCGTGAAACGTTGGCCCTAGTGTTCGGGGTAGGATAGTTTCGGGACTACCGTCTGGGAAGAACATTCACCTTCATCACATCTCACAAGCCGCTGGTGGATCTATTTTGCGAAGATTATCCCACGCCCACTATGGCTGCCGCAGGAATTCAGCATTGGTCCTTGCTGCTGGGAGCATACCTGTACAAGATAGAGTACAAACCTGGCTCGGACAACCTGAATGCTGACGCACTCAGTCGGCCTCCTCTAGAAACCACTGACGACACATCAGAGGAGCTACACGAGTTCGTGCACTCGCTGCAGCAGCTAGATGACGTGCCCCTTTCGTCGCAAGCATTGAGACAGTTGACCGAGAAAGGTGAAGTACTTGGCAATGTCAATTCCTACATACTTCATGGTTGGCCAAAGAAGTATGTAACACCCGATCCGTAGTTGGACCCACACTTCGCACGAAAAAGTAAGCTAACCGTTTACAAAGGTCTCATTTACTGGGGTCACAGAGTCGTGATTCCCGAGGCTGCTCGTGGTGACATGCTGCAATTGCTGCACGAGACGTACCAGTGAATGTCAGCAATGAAGTCGTTGGCCCGTACTTTCGTGCGGTGGCCCGCCATCGACGGAGCTATCGAATAAATCAGTAGGAAATGTACTACATGCATACAAGCAAACGCAATGCGACCGGCAAAAATACTAGTAAACTGGCCACTAACGCATGAGAATTGGTCACGTGTCCATTTGGGTTATGCTGATCCAGTGAACAACGTGATC
This genomic window contains:
- the LOC135921722 gene encoding uncharacterized protein → MDSVLNGLPGVQAYFDDVLVAEKGNNGRKNLKAVLQRFGEYAVKRRKDKCTFRMPEVSYHGCKISTGGLQPLEKNMDAVIRAPTPKNPLVDLFCEDYPTPTMAAAGIQHWSLLLGAYLYKIEYKPGSDNLNADALSRPPLETTDDTSEELHEFVHSLQQLDDVPLSSQALRQLTEKGEVLGNVNSYILHGWPKKVVIPEAARGDMLQLLHETYQ